In a genomic window of Salegentibacter salegens:
- a CDS encoding GAF domain-containing protein encodes MKEQKQNLPFEIQISFHKVVEQYKKQLKCEENEISRNYIKNILEHVEAFPALIEGIKDFEELKNYKEAVRVLLDDLFPNVLTNNEIKAASIPFQNFLFNRSKRLKKIMEATPDDFELEIRNLDNKTVYVQECINILNDYYGYKIDYSRPLYFDIPDEQGITRRYRIALNGDFIDIYPKENAKKITDDDVDELLQNVEDIDLWRKKFPPNSWVFKGFTIVNLTDVTMDDAISELKTALLFEKSSEKDELQKLEEIFRSIYKIPDLRVGFTIYNPQDEMFEKMEYKEANSYILNDELVSECRKGVCEEGFNNIFKNHSFFSIANVDEYAKKTENNILSRRLKEGDVKSCILAPVVKNNRLLGILELVAKKKNQLNSINTIKLDEILPYIATAVDRNRSDFENRVKAVIQSECTSIHPSVLWVFEKEAKKYIRDYDDDGLASFKDIVFKDIYPLYGQIDVVASSDARNDAIQKDLLHQLKIIQSIIDKAYNIEELPIYEQVKFRISDFMEELESSLNASSEQKVFNLLQKEVNPIMSHLSKQSSELKKAVEEYQNQLNPETGIIYNDRKKYDETVQQINRTMSRFLDRKQIAAQKIYPHYFERYKTDGVDHNIYIGASMVKDRPFNKVYLYNLRLWQLSTMCEMENRFYQLQQTTPIKLDAASLILVYSSTMSIRYRMDEKKFDVDGTYNARYEIIKKRIDKSFIKGTEERITQKGKIAIVYSQRGDEKEYLRYIKYLQTKNYLGENLELLELEDVQGVVGLKAIRINVLYTPDNNEPDRTITYENLMEELH; translated from the coding sequence ATGAAAGAACAGAAACAAAATTTACCTTTTGAGATTCAAATTAGTTTTCATAAAGTTGTTGAGCAGTATAAAAAGCAGCTGAAGTGTGAAGAAAATGAAATTTCCCGAAATTATATAAAAAATATTCTAGAGCATGTAGAAGCTTTTCCGGCTTTAATAGAAGGAATTAAAGATTTTGAAGAACTAAAAAATTATAAAGAGGCAGTTAGGGTTTTGCTAGACGATCTTTTTCCCAACGTACTTACCAATAATGAAATTAAAGCAGCTTCCATACCCTTTCAAAATTTCTTATTTAATAGGTCTAAGCGTTTAAAGAAAATAATGGAGGCTACTCCAGACGATTTTGAGCTCGAGATAAGAAATCTGGATAACAAAACGGTGTACGTGCAGGAATGCATTAATATTTTAAACGATTATTACGGTTATAAAATAGATTATTCCCGGCCTTTATATTTTGATATACCCGATGAACAGGGCATAACCAGGCGGTATCGCATTGCTTTAAACGGAGATTTTATTGATATATACCCTAAAGAAAATGCCAAAAAAATTACAGATGATGATGTAGATGAACTCCTGCAAAATGTTGAGGATATAGATTTATGGCGTAAAAAATTCCCGCCTAATAGTTGGGTGTTTAAAGGGTTTACGATCGTGAACCTTACCGATGTTACTATGGATGACGCCATATCTGAATTAAAAACTGCTTTACTATTTGAAAAATCTTCAGAAAAGGATGAACTCCAAAAATTAGAAGAAATTTTCAGGTCTATTTACAAAATCCCAGATCTTCGAGTAGGTTTTACTATTTATAATCCGCAGGACGAAATGTTCGAAAAAATGGAATATAAAGAAGCCAATAGTTATATTTTAAATGACGAATTGGTGAGTGAATGTAGAAAGGGAGTTTGTGAAGAAGGTTTCAACAATATTTTTAAAAATCACAGTTTTTTTAGCATTGCTAACGTAGACGAATATGCCAAAAAAACGGAAAATAATATCCTCTCCAGGCGATTAAAAGAAGGGGACGTAAAAAGCTGTATTCTGGCCCCGGTTGTTAAAAATAACCGTTTGCTGGGAATCTTAGAGTTGGTGGCGAAGAAAAAGAATCAGCTTAATAGTATTAATACCATTAAGTTAGATGAAATTCTCCCTTATATCGCCACTGCGGTAGATAGAAATCGCAGCGATTTTGAAAATAGGGTTAAAGCCGTAATCCAGAGTGAATGTACATCTATACACCCCAGTGTGCTATGGGTTTTTGAAAAAGAAGCCAAGAAATATATTAGGGATTATGATGATGACGGGTTGGCATCGTTTAAAGATATTGTCTTTAAAGATATTTATCCATTATACGGTCAAATAGACGTGGTAGCCTCTTCAGATGCGCGAAATGATGCTATACAAAAAGACTTGCTTCATCAATTAAAAATAATTCAGTCTATAATTGATAAAGCTTATAATATAGAAGAACTTCCTATTTACGAACAGGTGAAATTCAGAATTTCCGATTTTATGGAAGAGCTGGAAAGTAGTTTGAATGCTTCCAGTGAACAAAAGGTGTTTAATTTGCTTCAGAAAGAGGTAAATCCTATTATGAGTCACCTAAGCAAACAATCTTCTGAATTAAAAAAAGCGGTTGAAGAATATCAAAATCAATTAAATCCAGAAACGGGAATAATTTACAATGATCGCAAAAAATACGATGAAACTGTACAGCAAATTAACCGCACTATGTCTCGTTTTTTAGACAGAAAACAAATTGCTGCACAAAAGATTTATCCGCATTATTTTGAACGTTACAAGACCGATGGGGTAGACCATAATATTTATATTGGTGCATCTATGGTGAAAGACCGGCCGTTTAATAAGGTGTATCTATACAATTTAAGGCTTTGGCAACTGAGTACTATGTGCGAGATGGAAAACCGCTTTTATCAATTGCAACAAACCACGCCAATTAAGCTTGATGCCGCTTCTTTAATACTGGTTTATAGCTCTACAATGTCTATAAGATACCGAATGGATGAAAAGAAATTTGATGTAGATGGCACCTATAATGCTCGCTATGAAATTATAAAAAAACGAATAGATAAATCTTTTATAAAAGGTACCGAAGAACGCATTACCCAAAAAGGAAAAATAGCCATTGTTTATAGCCAGCGTGGAGATGAAAAGGAATATTTGAGGTATATTAAATATCTGCAAACCAAGAATTACCTGGGTGAGAATTTGGAGTTACTGGAACTTGAGGATGTGCAGGGAGTAGTTGGGCTCAAAGCCATTAGAATAAACGTTTTATATACACCCGATAACAATGAACCCGATAGAACTATTACTTATGAGAATCTAATGGAAGAATTACATTAA
- a CDS encoding Pycsar system effector family protein, producing the protein MNNLIEKADDFVLNLFKEKLPNTYIYHNYKHTERVVKSTKELIANSEINVKQEEALLLAAWLHDTGYTRTFKGHEEESVKIAEDFLKQNNATPKLIEDVLKYIKATKFDSNPESLPGKIIKDADSSHFAKEYFEETSELLRQELELHNIKNFTTGEWIQENIRMFTEKHQFYTDYAIEEWGPKKEENLLELIGDKNKQEKKLKKEEAKARMKARYKNDNPERSIQTLFRVTLRNHIKLSDIADTKANILLSVNAIIISLALANMIPKLDAASNKHLLIPTLILILFSVASIILSVLSTRPQVTSGEFTKEQVKNREVNLLFFGNSHKMPFEQFKWGMKEIIKDKDYVYESLMLDLHLLGKVLHRKYKILRITYTVFMIGIIVSVIAFVGAFYLM; encoded by the coding sequence ATGAATAATCTCATTGAGAAAGCAGATGATTTTGTTTTAAATCTTTTCAAGGAAAAATTACCGAACACGTACATATACCATAATTACAAGCATACAGAACGGGTGGTTAAAAGTACTAAAGAATTAATTGCCAATTCTGAAATTAATGTTAAACAAGAAGAGGCACTATTGCTTGCAGCGTGGTTACACGACACCGGATATACCCGTACCTTTAAGGGTCACGAAGAGGAAAGCGTAAAAATTGCAGAAGACTTTCTAAAGCAAAATAATGCCACTCCAAAGCTCATTGAGGATGTTCTAAAATATATAAAAGCAACTAAATTTGACTCCAATCCAGAAAGTCTTCCCGGGAAAATTATAAAGGATGCAGATTCCTCGCATTTTGCTAAAGAATATTTTGAAGAAACCAGCGAACTTTTAAGGCAGGAATTAGAACTTCATAATATCAAGAATTTTACAACCGGAGAGTGGATTCAGGAGAACATTAGAATGTTCACCGAAAAGCATCAATTTTATACCGATTACGCTATTGAAGAATGGGGTCCCAAAAAGGAAGAAAACCTGTTGGAGCTCATTGGAGATAAAAATAAACAGGAAAAGAAACTAAAAAAAGAAGAAGCTAAAGCGCGTATGAAAGCGCGTTATAAAAACGATAATCCCGAACGAAGTATTCAAACGCTTTTTAGGGTCACCCTTAGAAACCACATAAAATTAAGTGATATTGCCGATACAAAAGCCAACATTTTACTTTCGGTAAATGCAATAATTATTTCCCTGGCGCTTGCTAATATGATTCCGAAATTGGATGCTGCCAGTAATAAACACCTGCTTATTCCTACCCTTATCCTTATTTTGTTTAGTGTGGCTTCAATAATACTTTCGGTATTATCTACCAGGCCGCAAGTTACCAGTGGAGAATTCACAAAAGAACAGGTTAAAAACCGGGAAGTAAACCTTCTTTTCTTTGGTAATAGCCATAAAATGCCTTTTGAACAGTTTAAATGGGGTATGAAAGAAATTATTAAAGATAAAGACTATGTCTACGAATCTTTAATGTTAGACCTCCACTTGCTGGGCAAAGTTTTACATAGAAAGTATAAAATTCTAAGAATAACTTATACGGTGTTTATGATTGGAATTATTGTTTCGGTAATCGCTTTTGTAGGCGCTTTTTACTTAATGTAA
- a CDS encoding metallophosphoesterase codes for MKKTNIFMSLTALLVIFSCVSSDPKYREGELTSNFGYPQDKEIEKSFYLLGDGGYSPMGGSSKGLIAFKSYLDSVKQSDNYTIFLGDNIYPDGMPEEGHPDREAAEYRIDAQLDAIEDYDGNVLFIPGNHDWYNERIGGLEREEEYLKEKFGEDLIWSPKTGCGLEIMDIGEEITLIVIDSQWYLEDWDKSPTINDDCAEIKTREAMFLEIETEFKKSQNKNIIVALHHPLFTNGVHGGQYNFNRHIYPSQKKIPVPILGSLATLIRTTGGVSIQDAQNERYKSLVKRLETLGQKSDRLIFVSGHEHSLQYIEHGKIKQIVSGSTSKATYATLSNDGVFAYPEQGFAVYDVFKDGSTWVSFYGNKDNKPDLIFQKEIFEAPKEFDVSEFPEEFDETITTSVYPENETDKGSVHRTVWGERYRELYGTDITLEVADLETLYGGLTPMRAGGGHQTISIRMKDSLDREYNFRRIKKKAVQFLQTVAFKNTPIETQLENTVAEDIISDFYTAAHPYAFLAIPTMANAIGVHHTNPEIYYLPKQPKLGKYNEEHGDAIYMIEERPEDHWLGAESFGSPNHDIQSTAGMFDRLRRDEKYSLDEPAYVKARIFDMLIGDWDRHQDQWRWAEIEDEKGNRIFEPIPRDRDQVFSNFDGAFFGTLRALTGFASQFAVYDEDINNVEWFNVSATGLDRSLLQNVGKETWREQAEYIQENMTDAVIEEAFKKLPPDTYDDTTRELIKKVKARRDNIVDITMRYYDHFADLAIVTGTDKDDFVDVTRMKDGKTRIKISRNKGGERADVLSDKIYHKEDTDEIWLYALDDDDKIQVEGEGDNYIFLRIIGGQNNDIYTIKNNNRLKIYDHKSKPNTIEEAGGAKFRFTDDYEINTYDKDKKNFTTGAILPGFGFNPDDGFKIGLEVVNTINAFKRNPFTAQHTFGGGYYFATNGFDLYYEGEFANILGNYNLKVGADYASPNFARNFFGFGNQTPNFDDELDFDYNRVKISRFGIKAGFENKTPFGSLFRYMATFEGNKVEATEGRFITENFETEDPDFFDRKYFAGLDALYRYESYDNNLNPSRGMKFELNLGGQINTAETNQVYGYFKPYWGFYNALTTNRKLVLKTRVQAHLNMGDDYEFYQAAHLGGESGLRGYRLQRFAGKSAFATGADLRYGFDQFTTRFLPLQIGVFGGYDLGRVWADFEDSNQWHDSYGVGFWVNSADAVNGTFSLFRSDDGYRFSFGFGFQF; via the coding sequence ATGAAAAAAACTAACATCTTTATGTCACTAACTGCCCTGTTAGTGATTTTTTCTTGTGTTTCATCAGATCCTAAATACCGTGAAGGAGAACTTACTTCTAATTTTGGGTATCCCCAGGATAAAGAAATTGAAAAATCATTTTATTTATTAGGAGACGGTGGCTACTCCCCAATGGGTGGAAGCTCTAAAGGCCTCATCGCCTTTAAAAGTTACTTAGATTCCGTAAAACAATCAGATAATTATACCATTTTTCTGGGAGATAATATTTATCCCGACGGAATGCCTGAAGAAGGTCATCCCGATAGGGAAGCTGCCGAGTATAGAATAGATGCGCAGTTGGATGCCATTGAAGATTATGATGGAAATGTACTTTTTATACCCGGTAATCACGATTGGTATAATGAACGTATTGGCGGGCTGGAAAGAGAAGAAGAATATTTAAAGGAAAAATTTGGGGAGGATTTAATATGGAGTCCCAAAACAGGTTGCGGCCTGGAAATTATGGATATTGGCGAAGAAATTACCTTAATAGTAATAGACTCACAGTGGTATCTTGAAGATTGGGATAAAAGTCCTACCATAAACGATGATTGTGCTGAAATAAAAACCCGCGAGGCGATGTTTCTTGAAATAGAAACTGAATTTAAAAAAAGCCAGAACAAAAATATAATTGTAGCGCTACATCACCCGTTATTTACTAACGGCGTTCACGGCGGTCAATACAATTTTAACCGTCATATTTATCCTTCTCAAAAGAAAATTCCAGTACCAATTTTAGGTTCCCTGGCCACCTTAATTAGAACTACAGGTGGTGTTTCTATTCAAGATGCACAAAACGAACGCTATAAATCTTTAGTTAAACGCCTGGAAACTTTAGGCCAGAAATCTGATAGATTAATATTTGTAAGTGGTCACGAACACTCCTTGCAGTATATTGAACATGGGAAAATTAAACAAATTGTTTCGGGTTCAACTTCAAAAGCAACTTACGCGACTTTAAGTAACGATGGGGTTTTCGCTTATCCTGAACAAGGATTTGCAGTATACGATGTATTCAAAGATGGTTCAACCTGGGTTAGTTTCTATGGCAATAAGGATAACAAACCAGACCTAATATTTCAGAAGGAAATATTTGAAGCTCCCAAAGAATTTGATGTTTCTGAATTTCCAGAAGAATTTGATGAAACCATTACCACCTCGGTTTACCCTGAGAATGAAACCGATAAGGGATCGGTTCACAGAACGGTTTGGGGAGAGCGATATCGTGAACTTTACGGGACAGATATCACATTAGAAGTGGCAGACCTGGAAACACTTTACGGAGGTTTAACCCCAATGAGGGCCGGTGGTGGCCACCAAACTATTTCCATTAGAATGAAAGATAGTCTGGATCGGGAATATAACTTTAGACGCATTAAGAAGAAAGCTGTTCAATTTTTACAAACGGTTGCTTTTAAAAATACTCCTATTGAAACCCAGTTGGAAAACACGGTAGCCGAAGATATTATTTCAGATTTTTATACCGCAGCACATCCATATGCATTTTTGGCTATTCCTACTATGGCTAATGCTATTGGCGTGCATCACACTAATCCCGAAATTTATTATTTACCAAAACAGCCCAAATTAGGGAAATATAATGAAGAACACGGCGATGCTATTTATATGATAGAGGAGCGTCCCGAAGATCACTGGTTGGGTGCAGAGAGTTTTGGATCTCCCAACCACGATATTCAAAGTACTGCCGGTATGTTTGACCGTTTGCGCAGAGACGAAAAATATTCGTTAGACGAACCGGCCTATGTAAAAGCGCGCATATTTGATATGCTTATTGGCGATTGGGACAGGCACCAGGATCAATGGCGCTGGGCTGAAATTGAGGATGAAAAAGGTAACCGTATATTTGAACCAATTCCCAGGGACAGAGACCAGGTATTCTCTAATTTTGATGGTGCTTTTTTTGGAACGCTAAGAGCTTTAACAGGCTTTGCTTCTCAATTTGCAGTTTACGATGAAGATATAAACAATGTAGAATGGTTTAATGTTTCAGCAACTGGTTTAGATCGTTCCCTGCTTCAAAATGTAGGTAAAGAAACCTGGAGAGAACAAGCTGAATATATCCAGGAAAATATGACCGATGCAGTTATTGAAGAAGCTTTCAAAAAACTTCCGCCTGATACTTACGATGATACTACTAGAGAATTAATTAAAAAGGTAAAAGCAAGACGGGATAATATTGTAGATATTACAATGCGTTATTACGATCACTTTGCCGATTTGGCAATTGTTACGGGAACAGATAAAGACGATTTTGTAGACGTTACCCGAATGAAAGATGGAAAAACCCGAATTAAAATTAGTAGAAACAAAGGTGGTGAAAGAGCTGATGTTTTAAGTGATAAAATTTATCATAAAGAAGATACTGATGAGATTTGGTTATATGCCCTGGATGATGATGATAAAATTCAAGTAGAGGGCGAGGGTGATAACTATATCTTCTTAAGAATAATTGGGGGCCAGAATAATGATATTTATACCATAAAAAATAATAACAGGCTCAAGATTTACGACCACAAATCTAAACCAAATACCATAGAAGAAGCTGGCGGTGCTAAGTTTAGATTTACCGATGATTATGAAATTAATACTTACGATAAGGATAAAAAGAACTTTACCACAGGAGCTATTTTACCCGGTTTTGGATTTAACCCCGATGACGGATTTAAAATAGGACTGGAAGTAGTAAACACCATAAATGCATTTAAGCGAAATCCGTTTACCGCCCAGCATACATTTGGCGGTGGATATTATTTTGCCACCAATGGTTTTGATCTTTACTACGAAGGTGAATTTGCCAATATTCTTGGAAATTATAATTTAAAAGTTGGTGCCGATTATGCCAGCCCGAATTTTGCCAGAAACTTTTTTGGCTTCGGAAATCAAACTCCAAATTTTGATGATGAATTAGATTTTGATTACAACCGTGTGAAAATAAGTCGGTTTGGGATAAAGGCAGGGTTTGAAAATAAAACACCTTTTGGTAGCCTGTTTAGGTATATGGCTACTTTTGAAGGAAATAAAGTGGAAGCCACCGAAGGAAGGTTTATTACCGAAAATTTTGAAACAGAGGATCCTGATTTCTTCGACAGAAAATATTTTGCGGGATTAGATGCTTTATATCGTTACGAAAGTTATGATAATAACCTGAATCCAAGCAGGGGAATGAAGTTTGAACTGAATTTGGGAGGGCAAATAAATACCGCAGAAACCAACCAGGTGTATGGATATTTTAAACCTTACTGGGGTTTTTATAATGCACTTACCACAAACCGCAAACTGGTTTTAAAAACAAGGGTCCAGGCTCATTTAAATATGGGTGATGATTATGAGTTTTATCAGGCTGCACATTTAGGTGGAGAGAGTGGATTGAGAGGATATCGTTTACAACGTTTTGCCGGGAAAAGTGCTTTTGCAACCGGGGCAGATCTTAGGTACGGATTTGATCAATTTACTACCAGGTTTTTACCCTTACAAATTGGTGTTTTTGGAGGTTATGATTTAGGTAGAGTTTGGGCCGATTTTGAAGACAGTAACCAATGGCACGACAGTTATGGAGTGGGCTTCTGGGTAAATAGTGCAGACGCTGTTAACGGAACCTTTAGCCTCTTTAGAAGTGACGATGGCTACCGATTCTCTTTTGGCTTCGGATTTCAGTTTTAA
- a CDS encoding mechanosensitive ion channel family protein: MLNCGVGYSSNLEKVKEMTIETISEHFPSRGNEQVEFMFTEFGDSSINFVVRFWTDVKKNRDILIARDIAIIQIKKTFDKNGINIPFPIRTIDFSNTLNMKKPE, from the coding sequence ATGCTAAATTGTGGAGTGGGTTATTCTTCTAACCTGGAAAAAGTAAAAGAAATGACTATTGAAACTATTTCTGAACATTTCCCTTCTCGTGGAAATGAACAGGTAGAATTTATGTTTACTGAATTTGGAGATAGCTCCATCAACTTTGTAGTGCGTTTCTGGACTGATGTTAAGAAGAACCGCGACATTTTAATTGCACGGGATATTGCTATTATTCAAATTAAGAAAACTTTCGATAAGAATGGTATCAACATCCCATTCCCTATTCGAACTATCGATTTCTCTAATACTTTGAATATGAAAAAACCGGAATAA
- the tnpC gene encoding IS66 family transposase has product MEKALESFSKQQLLALIKEQSQEHSKAIASHKKELQKFQQELKQQEKDLKQADKELARGDEQLRKYLSKSGVLEEKVAYLESQLDMFRRMQFGQKRERFEDKDQLTLPFEPNTQELQNREEAFTEKITYQRKKKNTNHKGRQPLPDHLPVEEVKIYPQEDISGRKCIGQEVTDELDCEPARFFIRRYIRYKYAHKSGEGVVIGELPERVIDKGIAGAGLVTSILVDKFCDHLPLYRQLQRFKREKIPIAPSTINGWCAKGLDRIVPLFEELIADVKSQGYLQVDETTIKVQDEGKKGKTHLGYYWVYHSPIDGNVVFDYQPTRGQKAPVHMLKDFKGYLQTDGYVVYDEYAKKEGVTHLGCWAHARRYYEKSLDNDPQRAKHALRQIQCLYAIEREIKEAKLGPEDTKELRLKKALPVINELGKWMTQQLARTLPKSLIGKALAYSVSRWDALCAYLYDGNLRIDNNLIENKIRTIAIGRKNYLFAGSHQAAQRAAAIYSFFAICKKHEVNPYQWLKYTLENIMIIKYKDIKNLYPQNYKKLQLNK; this is encoded by the coding sequence ATGGAAAAAGCCCTTGAATCCTTCTCAAAACAACAATTGTTGGCCCTTATAAAAGAGCAGTCCCAAGAGCATTCCAAAGCGATCGCTTCCCATAAAAAAGAGCTTCAAAAATTTCAGCAAGAATTAAAGCAACAGGAGAAAGATTTAAAACAAGCAGACAAGGAACTTGCCCGGGGCGATGAGCAACTTCGTAAATATTTAAGCAAATCTGGGGTTCTTGAAGAAAAAGTAGCTTATCTGGAAAGCCAGCTGGATATGTTTCGAAGGATGCAGTTTGGTCAGAAACGCGAGCGTTTTGAGGATAAGGATCAGTTGACCCTGCCTTTTGAGCCCAATACCCAAGAACTTCAAAACCGGGAAGAAGCCTTTACTGAGAAGATTACCTACCAGCGCAAGAAGAAAAATACCAATCATAAAGGCCGCCAGCCATTACCAGACCATCTCCCGGTAGAAGAAGTGAAGATCTATCCCCAGGAGGATATCTCCGGAAGGAAATGTATCGGTCAGGAAGTTACCGATGAACTGGACTGCGAACCTGCACGGTTTTTTATCCGCAGGTATATTCGGTATAAATATGCCCACAAGTCTGGCGAAGGTGTGGTCATTGGGGAACTACCGGAGCGGGTGATCGATAAAGGTATTGCCGGGGCCGGACTTGTAACTTCCATATTGGTCGATAAATTCTGTGACCATTTACCACTTTACCGGCAGCTTCAGCGTTTTAAAAGGGAAAAGATACCCATTGCTCCTTCTACTATCAATGGCTGGTGTGCCAAAGGGCTCGACCGGATTGTTCCTCTCTTTGAAGAATTAATAGCAGATGTAAAATCCCAAGGCTACTTGCAAGTAGACGAGACGACAATAAAAGTCCAGGATGAGGGAAAAAAAGGAAAAACCCATCTGGGTTACTATTGGGTATACCATAGCCCGATCGATGGAAATGTAGTCTTTGACTACCAGCCTACCCGTGGGCAAAAGGCACCTGTCCATATGCTGAAAGACTTTAAAGGCTATCTTCAGACAGATGGTTATGTAGTGTATGATGAATATGCTAAAAAGGAAGGGGTAACCCATCTAGGATGCTGGGCTCATGCCAGACGTTATTATGAAAAATCCTTGGATAATGATCCGCAAAGGGCAAAACATGCCTTAAGGCAGATACAATGTTTATATGCCATTGAAAGAGAAATCAAAGAAGCTAAGCTGGGCCCTGAAGACACCAAGGAGCTTAGGCTGAAAAAGGCACTACCGGTGATCAATGAATTGGGGAAATGGATGACCCAGCAGCTTGCCCGCACCCTGCCCAAAAGTCTGATAGGAAAAGCCCTTGCCTATAGCGTCTCCAGGTGGGATGCGTTGTGTGCATACCTCTATGACGGCAATTTACGTATTGACAATAATTTAATAGAGAATAAAATCCGAACCATTGCAATCGGTAGAAAAAACTACCTATTTGCCGGGTCCCATCAGGCTGCGCAAAGAGCCGCAGCAATCTATTCCTTTTTTGCCATCTGCAAAAAACATGAGGTAAATCCTTACCAGTGGTTAAAATATACCTTAGAGAATATCATGATCATCAAGTATAAGGATATTAAGAATCTCTATCCCCAGAATTACAAAAAATTACAGCTGAATAAATAG
- the tnpB gene encoding IS66 family insertion sequence element accessory protein TnpB (TnpB, as the term is used for proteins encoded by IS66 family insertion elements, is considered an accessory protein, since TnpC, encoded by a neighboring gene, is a DDE family transposase.) — protein MFSLSSSHRYYLYKGACDMRKGFHGLSGLVTGKMGKDPISGDVFIFINRRATHIKLLHWESGGFVIYYKRLEKGTFSLPKGLRSGGVSWGQLVMMIEGIKAEKLRHLSRYNPPKPLVFADKNVK, from the coding sequence ATGTTCAGTTTAAGTTCTTCCCACCGGTATTATCTCTATAAGGGAGCTTGTGATATGCGCAAAGGATTCCACGGCCTATCGGGATTGGTAACCGGTAAGATGGGAAAAGATCCTATTAGTGGAGATGTGTTTATTTTTATCAACCGCCGGGCCACCCACATCAAACTCCTGCACTGGGAATCCGGGGGTTTTGTCATTTATTATAAGCGCCTGGAAAAGGGTACGTTCTCCCTGCCCAAAGGCCTGCGATCAGGAGGTGTGAGTTGGGGCCAACTGGTGATGATGATTGAAGGGATTAAAGCAGAAAAACTGCGTCACCTTTCCAGGTACAACCCTCCCAAACCCCTTGTTTTTGCTGATAAAAATGTAAAATAA
- the tnpA gene encoding IS66 family insertion sequence element accessory protein TnpA, with protein sequence MDKQASMFEIIKEWEISGLSKKTFCRNHGIAPSKFFYWLKKWKNTKEEAFDGFVKLSPDKADFFQSQYRLRYPNGVQLEVSGIGLGQLSALINL encoded by the coding sequence ATGGATAAGCAAGCCAGTATGTTTGAAATAATCAAGGAATGGGAAATTAGTGGTTTAAGTAAGAAAACTTTCTGCCGTAACCATGGGATAGCCCCCAGTAAGTTTTTTTACTGGTTAAAAAAATGGAAAAACACAAAAGAGGAAGCTTTTGACGGTTTTGTAAAATTATCTCCTGATAAAGCAGATTTTTTCCAATCTCAGTACCGCCTTAGGTATCCTAATGGCGTGCAATTAGAGGTTTCCGGTATTGGTTTGGGTCAATTATCTGCACTGATCAACCTGTAG
- a CDS encoding mechanosensitive ion channel family protein, translating into MEDEFNLRESLEGITAKLVSWLDALILNLPNFLLAVLVFVIFIFLAKYTGQLLSKLLGKQVKQDSIRQITVKASKAIVILIGFFIALGILDLNKVLTSVLAGAGVVGLAIGLALQGTLNNTFSGIILSFLPELQIGDWIETNNYAGEVTEINLRNIVVKQADNNYVVIPNSKIVEEPFKNFSRTNRSRVVSKRLSTSFVNFR; encoded by the coding sequence TTGGAAGACGAATTTAACCTTAGAGAATCCCTGGAAGGGATTACCGCAAAGTTAGTAAGTTGGCTTGATGCATTAATTCTAAATTTACCCAACTTCTTACTTGCAGTCCTGGTTTTTGTAATATTTATTTTTCTGGCCAAATATACCGGCCAGTTACTAAGCAAACTCCTGGGAAAACAGGTTAAACAAGATTCTATAAGACAAATAACCGTTAAGGCGAGCAAAGCGATTGTGATCCTTATCGGTTTTTTTATTGCCCTTGGAATTTTAGACCTTAACAAAGTCCTTACTTCCGTTCTTGCCGGTGCAGGGGTTGTTGGTTTGGCTATAGGTCTTGCGCTCCAGGGAACATTAAACAATACTTTTTCGGGAATTATTTTAAGTTTTTTACCCGAACTACAAATTGGCGATTGGATAGAGACCAATAATTATGCGGGGGAAGTTACTGAAATCAATCTGCGTAATATTGTTGTAAAACAAGCCGATAATAATTACGTGGTAATTCCCAATTCTAAAATTGTAGAAGAACCTTTTAAGAATTTTTCCAGGACAAACCGTTCCCGCGTAGTATCCAAACGGCTAAGTACATCTTTTGTAAACTTCAGATAA